From Vibrio aerogenes, a single genomic window includes:
- the hutX gene encoding heme utilization cystosolic carrier protein HutX codes for MNTLNEQVVQILTQEPQTLPADIATKLNVSELEVLQAFPSQSAVVISGDHARDLLHEIAGWKTDVTVIVQSGGSIFEVKAPLPEGKFARGYYNLMGQTGQLHGHLNLDNIAHIALVSKPFMGKESHYFGFLDAQGDNIFKIYLGRDAQRNLLPGQVETFQALKHSFVSEPDQSY; via the coding sequence ATGAATACACTGAATGAACAGGTTGTGCAGATACTAACGCAGGAACCACAGACGCTTCCCGCTGACATAGCAACAAAGCTGAATGTCAGCGAACTCGAGGTATTACAGGCATTTCCGTCGCAGTCTGCCGTGGTGATCTCCGGCGATCATGCCCGGGATTTGCTGCACGAAATTGCAGGCTGGAAAACGGATGTGACTGTGATTGTTCAGTCCGGCGGCTCAATTTTTGAAGTGAAAGCGCCACTGCCGGAAGGGAAGTTTGCCCGCGGTTATTACAACTTAATGGGGCAAACCGGGCAGTTGCACGGGCATTTAAACCTGGACAATATTGCGCATATTGCATTGGTCAGTAAGCCCTTTATGGGCAAAGAGAGCCATTACTTTGGTTTTCTGGATGCGCAGGGTGACAACATTTTTAAAATTTATCTGGGCCGGGATGCGCAGCGCAATCTGTTGCCCGGTCAGGTTGAAACGTTTCAGGCACTGAAACACAGCTTTGTCTCAGAGCCGGATCAATCTTACTAA
- a CDS encoding DUF2391 family protein yields the protein MKISFNMEDAGQIFVGAFALAVPVAFSEEAWQLGKVLPLPNLLMLLGLSILFLGIYTYQSVFQRDIAGRLTMFIARIVIAYLMTALVVALVLICLDKFPIWTETATSLHRVIVISMPASMGAIVVDSFDKE from the coding sequence GTGAAAATCAGTTTTAATATGGAAGATGCCGGACAAATATTTGTCGGTGCGTTCGCGCTGGCAGTACCGGTCGCATTTTCAGAAGAAGCATGGCAACTGGGGAAAGTGTTGCCTTTACCTAATTTATTGATGTTACTGGGTTTATCAATACTGTTTCTTGGGATTTACACATACCAGAGTGTTTTTCAAAGAGATATTGCCGGACGACTGACGATGTTTATTGCCCGGATTGTGATTGCTTATCTGATGACGGCTCTGGTGGTCGCGCTGGTGTTGATTTGTCTGGATAAATTCCCAATCTGGACAGAGACGGCGACGTCATTGCACCGGGTGATTGTGATTTCCATGCCAGCGTCGATGGGGGCGATCGTTGTGGACAGTTTTGATAAAGAATAA
- a CDS encoding TadE/TadG family type IV pilus assembly protein — MLFVCFNSMMKRACARLCQRKRFCQSKRLWQRFGCDQSGSVMPFTVLVFAGVLAAIAYSLDTTRTVHSLSQVKRATDSAAMAIGYKEAANSNESDSGELRELASHYIQFNLGLDSALKQQVDQESVQVLKSVKKSGAVTYQVSVNVVAEAPVLGAESQDKTISSTVEVMSRPTEVSLLLPNTVSESESDISALRRLGYQFAQQLIEPDDDESSGREDEKKRWLSLVPYSQSVNVYDAEDPQRIDRWASFGSLMPPELSSLFSSGQISSLADPHFPDRIAHLLCMYRGLDQGENYFWDRPPTGQFGVYYRHDLPENGSPGADPVSWVGPNPDLWPDAASAIDTRYIVADKGCPNAALLPLTNDLDKIDQRLDEMSSRFNTNYAIAMGWAAASLSPQMQGSAGWGDAELPLSFRSDDQHYKAIVMLANTTGTWFDTDSYNFSRDAQAGLSGTADARNRARQRFVDLCRSFRHRYLHFYFIGVRPGDPDDYGRVLFDQVAGPGLQICTQGKDNMHFVDATGFSSGEPYVKKALKAIAEDIRRNDYVRLIR, encoded by the coding sequence ATGTTATTTGTGTGTTTTAATTCAATGATGAAACGGGCTTGTGCCAGGCTCTGTCAGCGTAAACGGTTCTGTCAGAGTAAACGGTTGTGGCAACGGTTTGGTTGTGATCAGTCCGGGTCAGTCATGCCATTTACGGTGCTGGTTTTTGCCGGCGTATTAGCTGCGATTGCATATAGCCTGGATACCACGCGAACCGTCCATAGTCTGTCGCAGGTTAAGCGGGCAACAGACTCAGCAGCAATGGCCATTGGCTATAAAGAGGCAGCCAACAGTAATGAAAGTGATTCCGGTGAGCTGCGTGAGCTCGCCAGCCACTATATTCAGTTTAATCTTGGGCTGGACAGTGCGCTGAAGCAACAGGTGGATCAGGAATCGGTGCAGGTGCTCAAATCCGTGAAGAAATCGGGTGCGGTGACTTATCAGGTCTCGGTGAATGTTGTGGCCGAAGCGCCGGTACTGGGCGCAGAATCTCAGGATAAAACGATCTCATCGACGGTGGAGGTGATGTCCCGCCCGACGGAAGTTTCGCTGCTCCTGCCAAATACTGTCAGTGAAAGCGAGAGCGATATCTCGGCTCTGCGCCGGTTAGGTTATCAGTTTGCGCAGCAACTGATTGAGCCGGATGACGATGAAAGTTCCGGCCGTGAGGATGAGAAGAAACGCTGGCTTTCTCTGGTTCCGTATAGTCAGTCGGTGAATGTATATGATGCAGAAGACCCGCAAAGAATTGACCGCTGGGCTTCATTTGGCAGCCTGATGCCACCAGAGCTGAGTAGTTTATTCAGCAGCGGCCAGATCAGCAGCCTTGCTGATCCCCACTTTCCGGACCGGATTGCTCATTTACTGTGTATGTACCGCGGACTGGACCAGGGAGAGAACTATTTCTGGGATCGTCCGCCAACCGGACAATTTGGGGTGTATTACCGCCATGACCTGCCGGAAAACGGCAGTCCCGGTGCGGATCCGGTTTCATGGGTTGGCCCCAATCCGGATCTGTGGCCGGATGCCGCTTCTGCCATTGATACGCGCTATATTGTTGCCGATAAGGGGTGTCCGAATGCGGCACTGCTTCCGCTGACAAATGACCTGGATAAAATTGATCAACGGCTCGATGAAATGTCGTCCCGGTTTAATACCAATTATGCCATAGCCATGGGGTGGGCGGCTGCCAGTTTGTCGCCGCAGATGCAGGGATCCGCCGGATGGGGTGATGCTGAACTGCCGCTGTCATTCCGTTCTGATGATCAACACTATAAAGCGATTGTGATGCTCGCCAATACCACCGGAACCTGGTTTGACACCGATAGTTATAACTTCAGCCGGGATGCGCAGGCCGGGCTTTCCGGCACTGCTGATGCGAGAAACCGGGCCAGACAGCGCTTTGTCGATTTATGCCGGAGCTTCCGCCATCGTTATCTTCATTTTTATTTTATTGGTGTGCGTCCGGGAGATCCGGATGACTATGGCCGCGTCCTGTTTGATCAGGTGGCTGGCCCCGGTTTGCAGATATGCACACAGGGAAAAGACAATATGCATTTTGTTGACGCGACGGGCTTCAGTTCAGGAGAGCCGTACGTCAAAAAAGCACTGAAAGCGATCGCTGAGGATATCCGGCGTAATGACTACGTCCGCCTCATCAGATAG
- the hutZ gene encoding heme utilization protein HutZ has product MDTQEKQHRLQQRLVPEIQEFRSRCQTLQLATTDEQHDPHVSYAPFVYNEAGYFVLISLVARHARNLQVNPQLSMMMIEDETSSKLLYARKRLTFSATASLVERDSPLWERVISQLNERFGNIIENLSQMKDFKLYQLTTAQGLYVKGFGQAYQVSDDDLIDLVHLDQGHQPMKALKDFPELSKPE; this is encoded by the coding sequence ATGGATACACAAGAAAAACAGCACAGGCTGCAACAGCGGCTGGTGCCGGAAATTCAGGAATTTCGCAGCCGGTGTCAGACTTTACAACTGGCAACAACCGATGAGCAACATGATCCTCATGTCAGTTATGCGCCATTTGTCTATAACGAAGCAGGTTATTTTGTGCTGATTTCACTGGTTGCCCGTCATGCCCGGAATTTGCAGGTGAACCCGCAGTTATCGATGATGATGATTGAAGATGAAACCAGCTCGAAGCTGCTTTATGCCCGCAAGCGTCTGACTTTCAGCGCAACCGCCAGTCTGGTTGAGCGTGACAGCCCGCTGTGGGAACGGGTGATCAGCCAGTTAAACGAACGCTTTGGCAACATCATTGAGAATCTGAGCCAGATGAAAGACTTTAAGCTGTACCAGTTAACGACGGCACAAGGTTTATATGTGAAGGGATTTGGTCAGGCTTATCAGGTCTCGGATGATGATTTGATTGATCTGGTTCATCTTGATCAGGGACACCAGCCCATGAAAGCGCTGAAAGATTTTCCGGAGCTGTCAAAACCGGAATAA
- the hutW gene encoding heme anaerobic degradation radical SAM methyltransferase ChuW/HutW: protein MINIDFDDETLTGTHSSDPLRHAFSRKKSAHAGMAGAPVPFPDIQRTVTEALSIRAPENKNRCLYIHIPFCRVRCTYCNFFQNASSQQLVDSYFAALLQELEWKASFAWSQSAPFQAVYIGGGTPSDLSPQQIRQLAQHIKRLYPLAPDCEITLEGRLNRFDNEKFEHALEGGINRFSFGVQSFDTTVRKAARRLDSRDYLLARISALTGYNAAPIVLDLLYGLPMQTLDIWHDDLRDYLASGADGVDLYQLIEMPGIPLEKKVAQGKLPPAGSTQLKATMYETGSIFMARHHQKKLSINHWASTNRERSLYNSLAKTSADVLPVGAGAGGHLAGLQLMQFRKLEDYMQAIGNRQFPMGMIFRETPAAGIFAEIKSGMDQGVLSRLRLDEAAGRDLFARLMPLFQVWQENGLVSIEGDYLTLTLAGQFWAVNLAQGMIDVMSSGARPQHAPGGMKVPVSG, encoded by the coding sequence ATGATAAATATTGATTTTGATGATGAAACGCTGACCGGAACCCATTCGTCAGACCCATTGCGACATGCATTTTCACGTAAGAAAAGCGCTCATGCCGGTATGGCTGGTGCGCCGGTGCCGTTTCCGGATATTCAGCGAACCGTGACTGAAGCACTTTCAATCCGGGCTCCGGAAAATAAGAACCGATGCCTCTACATTCATATTCCCTTCTGCCGGGTGAGATGTACTTATTGTAATTTTTTCCAGAATGCGTCCAGCCAGCAACTGGTCGACAGTTACTTTGCTGCACTGTTGCAGGAGCTGGAATGGAAGGCCTCGTTTGCGTGGTCTCAGTCAGCACCTTTTCAGGCGGTATACATCGGCGGCGGTACGCCGAGTGATTTAAGCCCGCAGCAAATCAGACAGCTGGCGCAGCATATCAAGCGTTTATATCCGCTGGCACCTGATTGCGAAATCACCCTCGAAGGGCGGTTGAACCGCTTTGATAATGAGAAATTTGAACATGCCCTTGAAGGAGGCATTAACCGCTTTTCATTTGGGGTACAAAGTTTTGATACCACGGTGCGCAAAGCGGCCCGCAGACTTGACTCACGGGATTACCTGTTGGCACGGATCTCAGCACTGACCGGTTACAATGCTGCACCCATTGTGCTCGATTTGTTATACGGCCTGCCGATGCAGACGCTCGACATTTGGCATGATGACCTGCGTGATTACCTGGCGTCCGGTGCCGATGGTGTTGACTTGTACCAGCTGATTGAAATGCCAGGCATACCGCTTGAAAAGAAGGTAGCTCAGGGCAAACTGCCACCGGCAGGGTCAACGCAGCTGAAAGCCACCATGTATGAAACCGGCAGCATTTTTATGGCCCGTCATCATCAGAAAAAGCTCAGTATCAATCACTGGGCATCCACCAACCGGGAAAGAAGTCTGTATAACTCGCTGGCGAAAACCAGTGCAGATGTTTTACCGGTTGGCGCCGGTGCCGGCGGTCATCTGGCCGGGTTACAGCTGATGCAGTTCAGAAAACTGGAAGATTATATGCAGGCGATCGGTAACCGGCAGTTCCCGATGGGCATGATCTTTCGTGAAACACCGGCAGCCGGGATTTTCGCTGAGATAAAATCCGGGATGGATCAGGGTGTACTGTCCCGGTTACGGCTGGATGAGGCTGCCGGTCGCGATTTATTTGCCCGGCTGATGCCGCTGTTTCAGGTCTGGCAGGAGAATGGCCTGGTCAGTATTGAGGGCGATTATCTGACGTTAACCTTAGCCGGGCAGTTCTGGGCGGTGAATCTGGCTCAGGGCATGATTGATGTCATGAGTTCAGGAGCCCGGCCACAGCATGCGCCGGGTGGGATGAAAGTCCCGGTTTCCGGCTGA